The following are encoded in a window of Methylocystis rosea genomic DNA:
- a CDS encoding phage/plasmid primase, P4 family has product MTVVVRPMSGPRSVTKSRDRVAVTEDSAALEFVERFQEALRFDHSRGAWFKFDGATWRRDGTRCALEWAREIGRELARRINDERTRAITGRAGFAKGVETLARVDQRIAVTSECWDHDSFLLGTPGGTVDLRTGNLREPNPADLISKATAVAPAVRGDCPLWLRFLDDATDGDASVVAFLQRWAGYCLTADVREHALLFIVGDGGNGKSVFLNTLRGVMGTYAVNAAMDAFTAAYGDKHPADLAALHGARLVTASETERGRAWDEVRLKTLTGGDPISARFMRGNYFNFDPTFKLTFTGNFKPDLRGVNEAMRRRISIVAFDYKPAKPDALLEERLRSEWPNILRWAIEGCREWQAGGLRRPAAVIAASESYFRDQDVIGRWIDEECVFDPANELMRTPSCDLWKSWCRYAASNAKAPGRMNDLVSALEKRGAKAFRTSTARGLRGIALRTCSG; this is encoded by the coding sequence ATGACGGTCGTCGTGCGCCCCATGAGCGGGCCCCGCTCGGTCACCAAATCGCGCGATCGGGTTGCTGTGACGGAAGATTCTGCCGCGCTCGAATTCGTAGAGCGCTTCCAAGAAGCTTTGCGCTTCGATCACAGCCGCGGCGCCTGGTTTAAATTTGATGGCGCGACATGGCGTCGGGACGGCACCCGCTGCGCTTTAGAATGGGCACGGGAAATTGGCCGAGAACTCGCGCGCCGCATCAATGATGAACGCACGCGCGCCATCACTGGGCGCGCGGGCTTCGCTAAAGGTGTCGAGACCCTGGCCCGCGTCGACCAGCGCATCGCGGTAACGTCGGAGTGTTGGGACCACGACTCATTTTTGCTCGGCACGCCGGGCGGAACGGTCGACCTTAGGACCGGAAACTTGCGTGAGCCGAACCCCGCCGACTTGATCTCGAAAGCCACCGCCGTCGCTCCGGCCGTGAGGGGTGACTGCCCGCTATGGCTTCGGTTTCTCGATGACGCCACTGACGGGGATGCGTCGGTGGTCGCCTTTTTGCAGCGCTGGGCGGGCTATTGCCTAACGGCTGACGTTCGGGAGCACGCTTTGCTTTTCATCGTCGGCGACGGCGGGAACGGAAAGTCTGTGTTCCTCAATACATTGCGCGGAGTGATGGGCACTTATGCTGTCAACGCGGCGATGGACGCTTTTACCGCAGCCTACGGCGACAAGCATCCCGCTGACCTCGCCGCCCTTCATGGCGCTCGCCTGGTCACCGCCAGCGAGACCGAACGTGGACGCGCCTGGGATGAGGTTCGCCTCAAAACGCTGACCGGCGGAGATCCGATATCGGCCCGCTTCATGCGGGGCAACTACTTCAACTTCGATCCGACCTTTAAGCTGACGTTCACCGGAAACTTCAAACCGGATCTGCGCGGCGTGAATGAAGCGATGCGCCGACGCATCAGCATCGTGGCGTTCGATTACAAACCGGCCAAGCCCGATGCGCTACTCGAAGAGCGCCTTCGCTCCGAATGGCCCAACATTCTTCGATGGGCGATCGAAGGTTGCCGCGAATGGCAGGCGGGCGGGCTTCGCCGCCCGGCCGCTGTCATCGCTGCATCGGAATCGTATTTCCGGGACCAGGACGTCATCGGGCGTTGGATTGACGAAGAATGCGTTTTCGATCCCGCAAACGAACTGATGCGCACCCCCAGTTGCGATCTTTGGAAGTCGTGGTGTCGCTATGCGGCTTCCAATGCGAAAGCACCCGGTCGCATGAACGACCTCGTGAGCGCACTAGAGAAGCGCGGGGCAAAGGCCTTTCGAACAAGCACCGCACGAGGGTTGCGCGGCATCGCACTTCGCACTTGTTCTGGCTAA